The proteins below are encoded in one region of Oncorhynchus tshawytscha isolate Ot180627B linkage group LG04, Otsh_v2.0, whole genome shotgun sequence:
- the eif3jb gene encoding eukaryotic translation initiation factor 3 subunit J-B, with translation MADADDWDADNFELDVAPIKKAVVLDKWEGEDEDEDVKDNWDDEEEEKKAEAKKAEAKVSEKKKLAEKIKEKENRLRKKQQELKKKLEEEEEELTPEQQLAEKLKVQKMQEEADLELAKEAFGMSGGSTTNNVSGIDAMCPSSKEDFTEFEKLLKVKILQYEKSVHYSSFLESLFRELCISLEVEDLKKISSSLTVLLNEKQKQEKAIKGKKKKKGVVLGGGMKAKGKDDLADYGEFDGGYTQDYDDFM, from the exons ATGGCGGATGCCGACGATTGGG ACGCTGACAACTTCGAGCTGGACGTCGCGCCGATCAAAAAGGCGGTAGTGCTGGACAAATGGGAAGGCGAAGACGAAGATGAAGATGTGAAG GATAACTGggatgatgaagaggaagagaagaaagcAGAGGCAAAGAAAGCTG AGGCCAAAGTGTCCGAGAAGAAAAAACTGGCCGAAAAAATTAAGGAAAAAGAAAACCGGCTAAGGAAAAAGCAACAAGAGCTAAAAAAGAAA ttggaggaggaggaggaagagcttACACCCGAACAACAGCTAGCAGAAAAGTTGAAAGTCCAGAAGATGCAGGAGGAAGCTGACTTGGAGCTGGCAAAAGAGGCTTTTG GAATGTCAGGGGGTAGTACCACAAACAATGTTTCTGGAATTGATGCCATGTGCCCATCTTCTAAAGAGGACTTCACAGAGTTTGAAAAGCTGCTGAAAGTGAAAATATTACAGTATGAAAAATCAGTGCATTATTCAAGCTTCTTGGAGTCACTGTTTCGGGAGCTCTGTATTTCAT TGGAAGTTGAAGACTTAAAGAAAATCAGCTCTTCCCTGACAGTGCTACTTAATGAAAAACAGAAGCAAGAAAAG GCAATCAAaggcaaaaagaagaagaaaggagTTGTACTTGGTGGCGGTATGAAAGCCAAAGGGAAAGATGACCTTGCGGACTATGGAGAATTCGATGGTGGCTACACCCAAGACTATGATGACTTCATGTGA
- the LOC112235730 gene encoding cartilage intermediate layer protein 1 isoform X2, producing MCCLSTWALLLALGVTTTAQGTWRRDSLRVVRQNNPAVYHSEDNYEWTTWFNVDHPGGRGDYEQLDAIRFYYRARVCDAPRALEARTTDWIPARNTGEKTHAEPTLGFWCANAEQAPGRNCSNYAVRFLCPKGNTGSEGIQDAWGPWSDWSHCSGKCGLVAMQVRSRKCQSQPKQLDEQCSGPTVEGRACKGPECPGTGCTLHCEMGRVNAECDTCMCQDHIVLGSVRSAGGLPAPGATILRFGPSSKLLTITDHNGHFRIPGICPDGNATLTVQLRNHAPHAVIVPHSTERTSVLSIMLNRAEKLHVVKNPENKARREGQTAALCCKVGGLPEPEDYQWFHNGSLLDRKQLNYDSTLVLRNLSMEQTGEYYCRASNQAGAIKSKPAVVTVLGKDQPSCNPKPESYLIRLPHDCYQNSSDSLYYDVGKCHSGTCAGQLDNGIRCKDSVAYCCGVAKMEEKQLKCQGYELPTMVVTECGCQKCVETKVIVRGRAVAADTGEPMRFGHVYINGARVSRTGYKGTFSIQVPHDTERLVMTFVDNMDKFVNTTKVLPFNTKGGAVYHEIKLLRKKEPVTISSTELNTLQLGEVEGQDPIAEIQIPPNSFYKQSGEVFVGNVKASITFLDARDVSTAAAAQSDLNFIGDEGDTLPLRTYGMFSVDFRDEEAGEPLNAGEVKVKMDSTQVKMPEHLDTMKLWSLNPDTGMWEEEGSFQMEKKQRGKREERTFLIGNMEIRERRLFNLDVPENRRCYIKVRSFRSDRFMPSEQVEGVVVTLINMEPTAGYSSNPRAWGRFDSVITGPNGACLPAFCDDQKPDAYSAHVMANMGGEELEAVPSAPKFNPNIIGVPQPYLGKLNYRRSDHNDPKLKKTAFSINVAKPSPNTAEELNGPVYSFDQLKECEEAPFTAGHFRFTRVEGDRYDYNTVPFNEDDPMSWTEDYLSWWPKPMEYRACYVKVKINGPHEINMRSRNQGGTHPKTVGQLYGLRDTRSIRDMDQSTVSAVCLEFKCSGMLYDQDRVDRTLVKVIPQGSCKRDNVNSMLQEYLVNHLPLAVNNDTNEFTMLAPLDPLGHNYGIYTVTDQDPRTAKEIALGRCFDGTSDGTSRVMKSNEGVALTFTCGNREVTRQSVFQALQNSPGQSPARAVRDGRGRKQRAGANALRNSRRRSTRNPTATRTSG from the exons ATGTGCTGCCTATCAACATGGGCTCTCCTCCTAGCTTTGGGTGTCACCACTACGGCACAAG gaacatggaggagagacagTTTGAGAGTTGTGAGACAAAACAACCCTGCAGTGTACCACTCTGAAG ATAACTATGAGTGGACCACTTGGTTCAACGTGGACCACCCTGGAGGTCGAGGAGACTATGAGCAGTTGGATGCTATCCGTTTCTACTACCGTGCGCGGGTGTGTGACGCCCCCCGGGCTCTGGAGGCTCGCACCACTGACTGGATCCCCGCTCGCAACACGGGGGAGAAGACTCATGCAGAACCTACCCTGGGCTTCTGGTGCGCCAACGCTGAGCAGGCCCCTGGCCGCAACTGCTCCAACTACGCTGTGCGCTTCCTGTGCCCCAAAG GCAACACTGGGTCAGAAGGCATACAGGATGCCTGGGGTCCTTGGTCAGACTGGAGTCATTGCTCTGGCAAGTGTGGTCTGGTGGCAATGCAGGTGCGCTCCAGGAAATGCCAGTCCCAGCCTAAGCAGTTGGATGAGCAGTGTAGCGGACCTACAGTGGAGGGTAGAGCCTGCAAAGGACCTGAATGCCCTGGGACTG GTTGCACACTGCACTGTGAGATGGGTAGGGTGAATGCGGAGTGTGACACCTGTATGTGTCAGGACCACATTGTACTGGGCTCTGTCCGCAGTGCTGGAGGTCTCCCTGCCCCAGGGGCCACCATCCTCCGCTTCGGCCCCAGCTCCAAACTCCTCACCATCACCGACCACAATGGACACTTTCGCATCCCAGGGATCTGTCCTGACGGCAACGCCACACTGACCGTCCAGCTGCGGAATCACGCCCCTCACGCTGTCATCGTGCCCCACAGCACCGAACGCACCTCTGTCCTCAGTATCATGCTGAATAGAGCAG AGAAGCTCCATGTGGTGAAGAACCCTGAGAACAAGGCCAGAAGAGAGGGCCAGACAGCTGCTCTCTGCTGCAAAGTGGGTGGATTACCAGAGCCAGAAGATTACCAGTG GTTTCACAACGGCAGCCTGCTGGACAGGAAGCAGCTGAACTATGACAGCACGCTGGTCTTAAGAAACCTGAGCATGGAGCAGACTGGGGAGTACTACTGCAGGGCCAGCAACCAGGCTGGGGCCATCAAGTCCAAACCAGCCGTAGTCACAGTCTTAG GTAAAGATCAACCTTCATGTAACCCAAAACCCGAATCCTACCTTATTCGCTTACCTCATGACTGCTATCAAAACAGCTCCGACTCACTCTATTACGATGTAGGAAAGTGCCACTCAGGGACTTGTGCAGGACAGCTGGACAATGGAATCAGGTGCAAAGACTCAGTGGCATACTGCTGTGGGGTGGCAAAGATGGAGGAGAAACAACTGAAATGCCAGGGCTATGAGCTCCCCACCATGGTGGTGACCGAATGTGGCTGCCAGAAGTGTGTGGAGACCAAAGTCATTGTGCGTGGGCGGGCTGTGGCCGCAGACACTGGGGAGCCCATGAGATTTGGTCACGTCTACATCAATGGAGCCAGAGTCAGCCGCACGGGCTACAAAGGCACCTTCTCCATCCAGGTCCCCCATGACACTGAGAGGCTGGTGATGACCTTTGTGGACAACATGGATAAGTTCGTCAACACCACCAAGGTTCTTCCATTCAACACCAAAGGGGGCGCCGTCTACCATGAGATCAAGCTTTTGAGGAAGAAGGAACCAGTGACCATCAGCTCAACAGAGCTCAACACTCTTcagctgggagaggtggagggccAGGATCCTATTGCTGAGATACAGATCCCACCCAACTCCTTCTACAAGCAGAGTGGAGAAGTATTTGTGGGTAATGTGAAGGCTAGCATCACTTTTCTGGACGCTAGAGACGTGTCCACAGCAGCAGCCGCACAGAGTGACCTCAACTTCATAGGAGATGAGGGTGACACCTTGCCCCTGAGAACATACGGTATGTTCTCAGTTGACTTCAGGGACGAGGAGGCCGGAGAACCACTGAACGCCGGAGAGGTGAAGGTGAAAATGGATTCAACACAGGTGAAAATGCCCGAGCACCTGGACACCATGAAGCTGTGGTCCTTGAACCCCGACACAGGcatgtgggaggaggaggggagcttCCAGATGGAGAAGAAGCAACGTGGTAAAAGGGAAGAGAGGACCTTCCTCATTGGGAACATggagatcagagagaggaggctgtttaACCTGGACGTCCCAGAAAACAGGAGGTGTTACATCAAGGTGCGAAGCTTCCGCAGCGATCGCTTCATGCCCAGTGAGCAGGTAGAGGGAGTGGTGGTGACCCTGATCAACATGGAGCCAACTGCAGGTTACTCCTCCAACCCTCGTGCCTGGGGACGCTTTGACAGCGTCATCACTGGCCCCAAtggtgcctgtctgcctgccttctGCGACGACCAGAAACCTGACGCATATTCTGCCCACGTCATGGCCAATATGGGAGGAGAAGAACTCGAGGCAGTCCCATCTGCTCCCAAGTTTAACCCCAACATCATTGGAGTCCCTCAGCCATACCTGGGTAAGCTGAACTACAGACGGTCAGACCACAATGACCCCAAGTTAAAGAAGACAGCCTTCAGCATCAATGTGGCCAAGCCCAGCCCAAACACAGCTGAAGAGCTCAATGGACCTGTGTACTCATTTGACCAACTGAAAGAGTGTGAGGAAGCCCCATTTACTGCAGGCCACTTCCGCTTcaccagagtggagggagatcgCTACGACTACAACACAGTGCCTTTCAACGAAGACGATCCTATGAGCTGGACAGAAGACTACCTGAGCTGGTGGCCAAAGCCCATGGAGTATCGAGCCTGCTATGTCAAGGTCAAGATCAATGGTCCCCATGAGATCAACATGCGCTCCCGAAACCAGGGCGGCACTCACCCCAAGACCGTTGGCCAACTGTATGGCCTCCGCGACACCCGCAGCATCCGCGACATGGACCAGTCCACCGTCTCTGCTGTGTGCCTGGAGTTCAAGTGCAGCGGCATGCTCTATGACCAGGACCGAGTGGACCGCACTCTGGTGAAGGTGATCCCTCAGGGCAGCTGTAAGAGGGACAATGTTAACTCCATGCTTCAAGAGTACCTGGTTAATCACCTGCCTCTAGCCGTCAACAACGACACCAATGAGTTCACAATGCTGGCACCACTGGACCCTCTGGGCCACAACTATGGCATCTACACAGTGACAGACCAGGACCCCCGCACTGCCAAAGAGATAGCACTGGGACGCTGCTTTGATGGCACCTCTGACGGTACTTCCCGTGTCATGAAGAGCAACGAGGGAGTGGCACTTACCTTTACCTGTGGCAACCGTGAGGTGACCCGTCAAAGCGTGTTCCAGGCTCTGCAGAACTCCCCCGGGCAGTCCCCGGCGAGGGCAGTGAGGGATGGCCGAGGCAGGAAGCAGAGAGCAGGAGCAAACGCACTTCGCAACAGCCGTAGACGCAGTACTCGGAATCCCACTGCCACACGCACCTCAGGCTAA
- the LOC112235730 gene encoding cartilage intermediate layer protein 1 isoform X1 produces MCCLSTWALLLALGVTTTAQDNYEWTTWFNVDHPGGRGDYEQLDAIRFYYRARVCDAPRALEARTTDWIPARNTGEKTHAEPTLGFWCANAEQAPGRNCSNYAVRFLCPKGNTGSEGIQDAWGPWSDWSHCSGKCGLVAMQVRSRKCQSQPKQLDEQCSGPTVEGRACKGPECPGTGCTLHCEMGRVNAECDTCMCQDHIVLGSVRSAGGLPAPGATILRFGPSSKLLTITDHNGHFRIPGICPDGNATLTVQLRNHAPHAVIVPHSTERTSVLSIMLNRAEKLHVVKNPENKARREGQTAALCCKVGGLPEPEDYQWFHNGSLLDRKQLNYDSTLVLRNLSMEQTGEYYCRASNQAGAIKSKPAVVTVLGKDQPSCNPKPESYLIRLPHDCYQNSSDSLYYDVGKCHSGTCAGQLDNGIRCKDSVAYCCGVAKMEEKQLKCQGYELPTMVVTECGCQKCVETKVIVRGRAVAADTGEPMRFGHVYINGARVSRTGYKGTFSIQVPHDTERLVMTFVDNMDKFVNTTKVLPFNTKGGAVYHEIKLLRKKEPVTISSTELNTLQLGEVEGQDPIAEIQIPPNSFYKQSGEVFVGNVKASITFLDARDVSTAAAAQSDLNFIGDEGDTLPLRTYGMFSVDFRDEEAGEPLNAGEVKVKMDSTQVKMPEHLDTMKLWSLNPDTGMWEEEGSFQMEKKQRGKREERTFLIGNMEIRERRLFNLDVPENRRCYIKVRSFRSDRFMPSEQVEGVVVTLINMEPTAGYSSNPRAWGRFDSVITGPNGACLPAFCDDQKPDAYSAHVMANMGGEELEAVPSAPKFNPNIIGVPQPYLGKLNYRRSDHNDPKLKKTAFSINVAKPSPNTAEELNGPVYSFDQLKECEEAPFTAGHFRFTRVEGDRYDYNTVPFNEDDPMSWTEDYLSWWPKPMEYRACYVKVKINGPHEINMRSRNQGGTHPKTVGQLYGLRDTRSIRDMDQSTVSAVCLEFKCSGMLYDQDRVDRTLVKVIPQGSCKRDNVNSMLQEYLVNHLPLAVNNDTNEFTMLAPLDPLGHNYGIYTVTDQDPRTAKEIALGRCFDGTSDGTSRVMKSNEGVALTFTCGNREVTRQSVFQALQNSPGQSPARAVRDGRGRKQRAGANALRNSRRRSTRNPTATRTSG; encoded by the exons ATGTGCTGCCTATCAACATGGGCTCTCCTCCTAGCTTTGGGTGTCACCACTACGGCACAAG ATAACTATGAGTGGACCACTTGGTTCAACGTGGACCACCCTGGAGGTCGAGGAGACTATGAGCAGTTGGATGCTATCCGTTTCTACTACCGTGCGCGGGTGTGTGACGCCCCCCGGGCTCTGGAGGCTCGCACCACTGACTGGATCCCCGCTCGCAACACGGGGGAGAAGACTCATGCAGAACCTACCCTGGGCTTCTGGTGCGCCAACGCTGAGCAGGCCCCTGGCCGCAACTGCTCCAACTACGCTGTGCGCTTCCTGTGCCCCAAAG GCAACACTGGGTCAGAAGGCATACAGGATGCCTGGGGTCCTTGGTCAGACTGGAGTCATTGCTCTGGCAAGTGTGGTCTGGTGGCAATGCAGGTGCGCTCCAGGAAATGCCAGTCCCAGCCTAAGCAGTTGGATGAGCAGTGTAGCGGACCTACAGTGGAGGGTAGAGCCTGCAAAGGACCTGAATGCCCTGGGACTG GTTGCACACTGCACTGTGAGATGGGTAGGGTGAATGCGGAGTGTGACACCTGTATGTGTCAGGACCACATTGTACTGGGCTCTGTCCGCAGTGCTGGAGGTCTCCCTGCCCCAGGGGCCACCATCCTCCGCTTCGGCCCCAGCTCCAAACTCCTCACCATCACCGACCACAATGGACACTTTCGCATCCCAGGGATCTGTCCTGACGGCAACGCCACACTGACCGTCCAGCTGCGGAATCACGCCCCTCACGCTGTCATCGTGCCCCACAGCACCGAACGCACCTCTGTCCTCAGTATCATGCTGAATAGAGCAG AGAAGCTCCATGTGGTGAAGAACCCTGAGAACAAGGCCAGAAGAGAGGGCCAGACAGCTGCTCTCTGCTGCAAAGTGGGTGGATTACCAGAGCCAGAAGATTACCAGTG GTTTCACAACGGCAGCCTGCTGGACAGGAAGCAGCTGAACTATGACAGCACGCTGGTCTTAAGAAACCTGAGCATGGAGCAGACTGGGGAGTACTACTGCAGGGCCAGCAACCAGGCTGGGGCCATCAAGTCCAAACCAGCCGTAGTCACAGTCTTAG GTAAAGATCAACCTTCATGTAACCCAAAACCCGAATCCTACCTTATTCGCTTACCTCATGACTGCTATCAAAACAGCTCCGACTCACTCTATTACGATGTAGGAAAGTGCCACTCAGGGACTTGTGCAGGACAGCTGGACAATGGAATCAGGTGCAAAGACTCAGTGGCATACTGCTGTGGGGTGGCAAAGATGGAGGAGAAACAACTGAAATGCCAGGGCTATGAGCTCCCCACCATGGTGGTGACCGAATGTGGCTGCCAGAAGTGTGTGGAGACCAAAGTCATTGTGCGTGGGCGGGCTGTGGCCGCAGACACTGGGGAGCCCATGAGATTTGGTCACGTCTACATCAATGGAGCCAGAGTCAGCCGCACGGGCTACAAAGGCACCTTCTCCATCCAGGTCCCCCATGACACTGAGAGGCTGGTGATGACCTTTGTGGACAACATGGATAAGTTCGTCAACACCACCAAGGTTCTTCCATTCAACACCAAAGGGGGCGCCGTCTACCATGAGATCAAGCTTTTGAGGAAGAAGGAACCAGTGACCATCAGCTCAACAGAGCTCAACACTCTTcagctgggagaggtggagggccAGGATCCTATTGCTGAGATACAGATCCCACCCAACTCCTTCTACAAGCAGAGTGGAGAAGTATTTGTGGGTAATGTGAAGGCTAGCATCACTTTTCTGGACGCTAGAGACGTGTCCACAGCAGCAGCCGCACAGAGTGACCTCAACTTCATAGGAGATGAGGGTGACACCTTGCCCCTGAGAACATACGGTATGTTCTCAGTTGACTTCAGGGACGAGGAGGCCGGAGAACCACTGAACGCCGGAGAGGTGAAGGTGAAAATGGATTCAACACAGGTGAAAATGCCCGAGCACCTGGACACCATGAAGCTGTGGTCCTTGAACCCCGACACAGGcatgtgggaggaggaggggagcttCCAGATGGAGAAGAAGCAACGTGGTAAAAGGGAAGAGAGGACCTTCCTCATTGGGAACATggagatcagagagaggaggctgtttaACCTGGACGTCCCAGAAAACAGGAGGTGTTACATCAAGGTGCGAAGCTTCCGCAGCGATCGCTTCATGCCCAGTGAGCAGGTAGAGGGAGTGGTGGTGACCCTGATCAACATGGAGCCAACTGCAGGTTACTCCTCCAACCCTCGTGCCTGGGGACGCTTTGACAGCGTCATCACTGGCCCCAAtggtgcctgtctgcctgccttctGCGACGACCAGAAACCTGACGCATATTCTGCCCACGTCATGGCCAATATGGGAGGAGAAGAACTCGAGGCAGTCCCATCTGCTCCCAAGTTTAACCCCAACATCATTGGAGTCCCTCAGCCATACCTGGGTAAGCTGAACTACAGACGGTCAGACCACAATGACCCCAAGTTAAAGAAGACAGCCTTCAGCATCAATGTGGCCAAGCCCAGCCCAAACACAGCTGAAGAGCTCAATGGACCTGTGTACTCATTTGACCAACTGAAAGAGTGTGAGGAAGCCCCATTTACTGCAGGCCACTTCCGCTTcaccagagtggagggagatcgCTACGACTACAACACAGTGCCTTTCAACGAAGACGATCCTATGAGCTGGACAGAAGACTACCTGAGCTGGTGGCCAAAGCCCATGGAGTATCGAGCCTGCTATGTCAAGGTCAAGATCAATGGTCCCCATGAGATCAACATGCGCTCCCGAAACCAGGGCGGCACTCACCCCAAGACCGTTGGCCAACTGTATGGCCTCCGCGACACCCGCAGCATCCGCGACATGGACCAGTCCACCGTCTCTGCTGTGTGCCTGGAGTTCAAGTGCAGCGGCATGCTCTATGACCAGGACCGAGTGGACCGCACTCTGGTGAAGGTGATCCCTCAGGGCAGCTGTAAGAGGGACAATGTTAACTCCATGCTTCAAGAGTACCTGGTTAATCACCTGCCTCTAGCCGTCAACAACGACACCAATGAGTTCACAATGCTGGCACCACTGGACCCTCTGGGCCACAACTATGGCATCTACACAGTGACAGACCAGGACCCCCGCACTGCCAAAGAGATAGCACTGGGACGCTGCTTTGATGGCACCTCTGACGGTACTTCCCGTGTCATGAAGAGCAACGAGGGAGTGGCACTTACCTTTACCTGTGGCAACCGTGAGGTGACCCGTCAAAGCGTGTTCCAGGCTCTGCAGAACTCCCCCGGGCAGTCCCCGGCGAGGGCAGTGAGGGATGGCCGAGGCAGGAAGCAGAGAGCAGGAGCAAACGCACTTCGCAACAGCCGTAGACGCAGTACTCGGAATCCCACTGCCACACGCACCTCAGGCTAA